The proteins below are encoded in one region of Ascaphus truei isolate aAscTru1 chromosome 10, aAscTru1.hap1, whole genome shotgun sequence:
- the SASS6 gene encoding spindle assembly abnormal protein 6 homolog isoform X2, which yields MGRLEVRICIELHSATSPVHKKDLVVKVTDDADPFFLFNLVISEDDFQSLKVQQGLLVDFSAFPQKFIDLLHQCIQEEGKDVPRFLLQLTSSASVLGNSAAQLDVVETNPFKHLTHLSLRLLPANDLEIKTYLAASLRCIKEEKNVLQKSLKRTEDDLGRQLMCVQQTLSEKSRELDRLKSEWSLQVTALTSQHSEERTREKDKAQQAHSQLLQQYEQQKEAAESSHQRGTQQLQHRVTELEHANKELLERRYKAESTIQELKAKLQGVEDESQRAQQEVGSLRRENSALDGECHAKEKEVNRLQMRLAVLEQEMKDKEQLVLRSNEVLTATQEQKVALEVSAEKKHVRVGKLEATIKSLSAELLKANEIIKKLQGDLRGLMSRLKLKNTVTVQQEKLLAEREKLIQEEQRELQDARQSLRLREEEAGKLRNQLDATAQKLEESKQLLMTNENVISWLNKQLNENQSAKSQELPGSAPFRMSGSPSQAPEYRLPFLASRMSYPVPSSYHFKSSYIPPAASTHQPSLEVIRPGPRVQYSNLFPKTNPPCAGTQNPGSAPSANKENGEAAGLDLKYLKKRNGVFPLRGLNHNLASGTEHMKPSSLTITQARPPPAASAYFPGQTSPSS from the exons ATGGG GCGGCTGGAAGTCCGGATCTGTATTGAGCTGCATTCAGCTACAAGTCCCGTTCATAAGAAG GACTTGGTAGTGAAGGTCACCGATGATGCCGACCCCTTCTTCCTCTTCAACCTTGTGATTTCAGAGGACGATTTCCAGAG CTTGAAGGTGCAGCAGGGCCTCCTGGTCGACTTCTCTGCGTTTCCTCAGAAGTTTATCGATTTGCTGCATCAGTGTATCCAGGAGGAGGGCAAAGATGTGCCAAG GTTCCTGCTGCAGTTGACCTCCTCGGCCTCTGTGTTGGGTAACTCTGCTGCCCAGCTGGACGTGGTGGAGACCAATCCGTTCAAGCACTTGACACACCTCTCATTAAGACTCCTGCCAGCAAACGACTTGGAAATTAAGACCTACCTCGCAGCAAGTCTCAGATGCATCAAG gaagaaaaaaatgtattacagAAGTCACTTAAAAGAACAGAAGATGATCTTGGCCGACAGCTGATGTGTGTTCAGCAG ACCCTGTCTGAGAAGAGTCGGGAGTTGGACAGGTTAAAAAGCGAGTGGTCGCTCCAAGTCACAGCCCTAACGAGTCAGCACTCTGAGGAGCGGACGCGTGAGAAGGACAAGGCACAGCAG GCTCACTCTCAGCTCCTGCAGCAGTATGAGCAGCAGAAGGAGGCAGCAGAGAGCTCACACCAGCGGGGCACCCAGCAGCTGCAGCACCGCGTCACGGAGCTGGAACACGCCaacaaggagctgctggagagGAGATACAAGGCCGAATCCACCATTCAGGAGCTCAAAGCCAAGTTACAAGGGGTGGAAGAT gaaAGCCAGAGAGCGCAGCAGGAGGTGGGTTCCCTGCGGCGGGAGAACTCTGCGCTGGACGGGGAGTGTCACGCGAAGGAGAAAGAGGTGAACCGCCTACAGATGCGGCTGGCCGTGCTAGAGCAGGAGATGAAGGACAAGGAGCAGCTGGTCCTGCGGAGCAACGAGGTGCTCACTGCCACCCAGGAGCAAAAG GTGGCATTGGAAGTTAGTGCGGAGAAGAAGCACGTGCGTGTGGGGAAACTGGAAGCAACGATAAAGTCGCTATCTGCAGAGCTTCTCAAG GCGAACGAGATCATTAAGAAGCTGCAGGGAGACCTGAGGGGCCTGATGAGCCGTCTGAAACTGAAGAACACGGTGACCGTGCAGCAGGAAAAGCTACTGGCAGAGAGGGAGAAACTGAtccaggaggagcagagggagctGCAGGATGCCAGGCAGAGTCTGCGGCTtagagaggaggag GCCGGAAAACTGCGAAATCAGTTAGACGCAACAGCGCAGAAACTGGAGGAGAGCAAACAGCTCCTGATGACCAATGAGAACG TTATTTCATGGTTGAACAAACAGCTCAATGAAAACCAGTCTGCAAAGAGCCAAGAACTGCCCGGCAGCGCCCCCTTTAGGATGTCCGGGTCCCCCAGCCAGGCG CCAGAGTACCGGTTACCCTTCCTCGCCTCTCGCATGAGCTACCCCGTCCCCTCTTCGTACCACTTCAAGTCCTCCTACATACCTCCCGCTGCTTCCACCCACCAACCCTCACTGGAGGTGATCCGCCCCGGACCAAGG gTTCAGTACAGCAATCTGTTTCCAAAAACAAATCCCCCGTGTGCGGGGACACAGAATCCCGGCTCGGCTCCCAGTGCAAATAAAGAAAA TGGGGAGGCGGCAGGTTTGGACTTAAAATACCTGAAGAAGAGAAATGGCGTCTTTCCTCTGCGAGGACTCAACCACAACCTGGCGAGCGGCACAG AGCACATGAAACCCTCGTCACTGACCATCACCCAGGCCAggcctccccctgccgcctccgCCTACTTCCCTGGACAGACGTCTCCTTCCTCTTAA
- the SASS6 gene encoding spindle assembly abnormal protein 6 homolog isoform X1 yields MCQVQELLSRELKVLLRSRDCEERRLEVRICIELHSATSPVHKKDLVVKVTDDADPFFLFNLVISEDDFQSLKVQQGLLVDFSAFPQKFIDLLHQCIQEEGKDVPRFLLQLTSSASVLGNSAAQLDVVETNPFKHLTHLSLRLLPANDLEIKTYLAASLRCIKEEKNVLQKSLKRTEDDLGRQLMCVQQTLSEKSRELDRLKSEWSLQVTALTSQHSEERTREKDKAQQAHSQLLQQYEQQKEAAESSHQRGTQQLQHRVTELEHANKELLERRYKAESTIQELKAKLQGVEDESQRAQQEVGSLRRENSALDGECHAKEKEVNRLQMRLAVLEQEMKDKEQLVLRSNEVLTATQEQKVALEVSAEKKHVRVGKLEATIKSLSAELLKANEIIKKLQGDLRGLMSRLKLKNTVTVQQEKLLAEREKLIQEEQRELQDARQSLRLREEEAGKLRNQLDATAQKLEESKQLLMTNENVISWLNKQLNENQSAKSQELPGSAPFRMSGSPSQAPEYRLPFLASRMSYPVPSSYHFKSSYIPPAASTHQPSLEVIRPGPRVQYSNLFPKTNPPCAGTQNPGSAPSANKENGEAAGLDLKYLKKRNGVFPLRGLNHNLASGTEHMKPSSLTITQARPPPAASAYFPGQTSPSS; encoded by the exons ATGTGTCAGGTTCAGGAGCTGCTGAGCCGGGAACTCAAGGTGCTGCTGAGGAGCCGGGACTGCgaggagcg GCGGCTGGAAGTCCGGATCTGTATTGAGCTGCATTCAGCTACAAGTCCCGTTCATAAGAAG GACTTGGTAGTGAAGGTCACCGATGATGCCGACCCCTTCTTCCTCTTCAACCTTGTGATTTCAGAGGACGATTTCCAGAG CTTGAAGGTGCAGCAGGGCCTCCTGGTCGACTTCTCTGCGTTTCCTCAGAAGTTTATCGATTTGCTGCATCAGTGTATCCAGGAGGAGGGCAAAGATGTGCCAAG GTTCCTGCTGCAGTTGACCTCCTCGGCCTCTGTGTTGGGTAACTCTGCTGCCCAGCTGGACGTGGTGGAGACCAATCCGTTCAAGCACTTGACACACCTCTCATTAAGACTCCTGCCAGCAAACGACTTGGAAATTAAGACCTACCTCGCAGCAAGTCTCAGATGCATCAAG gaagaaaaaaatgtattacagAAGTCACTTAAAAGAACAGAAGATGATCTTGGCCGACAGCTGATGTGTGTTCAGCAG ACCCTGTCTGAGAAGAGTCGGGAGTTGGACAGGTTAAAAAGCGAGTGGTCGCTCCAAGTCACAGCCCTAACGAGTCAGCACTCTGAGGAGCGGACGCGTGAGAAGGACAAGGCACAGCAG GCTCACTCTCAGCTCCTGCAGCAGTATGAGCAGCAGAAGGAGGCAGCAGAGAGCTCACACCAGCGGGGCACCCAGCAGCTGCAGCACCGCGTCACGGAGCTGGAACACGCCaacaaggagctgctggagagGAGATACAAGGCCGAATCCACCATTCAGGAGCTCAAAGCCAAGTTACAAGGGGTGGAAGAT gaaAGCCAGAGAGCGCAGCAGGAGGTGGGTTCCCTGCGGCGGGAGAACTCTGCGCTGGACGGGGAGTGTCACGCGAAGGAGAAAGAGGTGAACCGCCTACAGATGCGGCTGGCCGTGCTAGAGCAGGAGATGAAGGACAAGGAGCAGCTGGTCCTGCGGAGCAACGAGGTGCTCACTGCCACCCAGGAGCAAAAG GTGGCATTGGAAGTTAGTGCGGAGAAGAAGCACGTGCGTGTGGGGAAACTGGAAGCAACGATAAAGTCGCTATCTGCAGAGCTTCTCAAG GCGAACGAGATCATTAAGAAGCTGCAGGGAGACCTGAGGGGCCTGATGAGCCGTCTGAAACTGAAGAACACGGTGACCGTGCAGCAGGAAAAGCTACTGGCAGAGAGGGAGAAACTGAtccaggaggagcagagggagctGCAGGATGCCAGGCAGAGTCTGCGGCTtagagaggaggag GCCGGAAAACTGCGAAATCAGTTAGACGCAACAGCGCAGAAACTGGAGGAGAGCAAACAGCTCCTGATGACCAATGAGAACG TTATTTCATGGTTGAACAAACAGCTCAATGAAAACCAGTCTGCAAAGAGCCAAGAACTGCCCGGCAGCGCCCCCTTTAGGATGTCCGGGTCCCCCAGCCAGGCG CCAGAGTACCGGTTACCCTTCCTCGCCTCTCGCATGAGCTACCCCGTCCCCTCTTCGTACCACTTCAAGTCCTCCTACATACCTCCCGCTGCTTCCACCCACCAACCCTCACTGGAGGTGATCCGCCCCGGACCAAGG gTTCAGTACAGCAATCTGTTTCCAAAAACAAATCCCCCGTGTGCGGGGACACAGAATCCCGGCTCGGCTCCCAGTGCAAATAAAGAAAA TGGGGAGGCGGCAGGTTTGGACTTAAAATACCTGAAGAAGAGAAATGGCGTCTTTCCTCTGCGAGGACTCAACCACAACCTGGCGAGCGGCACAG AGCACATGAAACCCTCGTCACTGACCATCACCCAGGCCAggcctccccctgccgcctccgCCTACTTCCCTGGACAGACGTCTCCTTCCTCTTAA